The following proteins are co-located in the Solanum pennellii chromosome 8, SPENNV200 genome:
- the LOC107028410 gene encoding EIN3-binding F-box protein 1: MSKVFNFSGDHGGTVYPSPKKSSLFLSLRNHVDVYFPPCKRSRVAVPFVFSEKKHKLSSIDVLPDECLFEVLRRLSDGKDRSASACVSKRWLMLLSSIRGDETVISNPNPSLETEERSIQTALVKSVDCVKKGEVVDSSAAEVAEAESQDIEGEGHLSRCLDGKKATDVRLAAIAVGTPGHGGLGKLSIRGSNPIRGVTDTGLKAIARGCPSLRALSLWNVSSVSDEGLTEIAQGCHLLEKLDLCQCPAITDMSLMAIAKNCPNLTSLTIESCSKIGNETLQAVGRFCPKLKFVSLKNCPLIGDQGIASLFSSAGHVLTKVKLHALNISDIALAVIGHYGIAITDIALIGLQNINERGFWVMGNGQGLQKLRSLAITACHGVTDLGLEALGKGCPNLKLFCLRKCTILSDNGLVAFAKGSVALENLQLEECHRITQAGFVGVLLSCGEKLKVLSMVKCFGVKELACRFPSVLPCNSLQSLSIRNCPGVGNATLAIMGRLCPKLTHLELSGLLQVTDEGLFPLVQSCEAGLVKVNLSGCVNVTDRSVSFITELHGGSLESLNVDECRYVTDMTLLAISNNCWLLKELDVSKCGITDSGVASLASTVRLNLQILSLSGCSMLSDKSVPFLQKLGQTLMGLNIQHCNGVSSRCVDLLLEQLWRCDILS, from the exons ATGTCTAAAGTCTTCAATTTTAGTG GTGACCATGGTGGGACTGTGTACCCAAGTCCCAAGAAATCCAGCCTATTTCTGTCCCTTAGGAATCATGTGGATGTCTATTTTCCTCCTTGCAAGAGGTCTCGTGTTGCGGTCCCTTTTGTTTTCAGTGAAAAGAAGCACAAGTTGTCTTCCATTGATGTCCTACCTGATGAATGCCTTTTTGAGGTATTGAGGCGCCTTTCTGATGGCAAAGACAGGAGTGCCTCTGCTTGTGTTTCCAAGCGCTGGCTTATGCTTTTAAGCAGCATCCGCGGGGATGAAACAGTAATCTCAAATCCCAATCCATCTTTGGAAACCGAGGAAAGATCTATCCAAACTGCTCTTGTTAAGTCTGTGGACTGTGTTAAGAAGGGTGAGGTAGTGGACTCGAGTGCTGCAGAAGTTGCTGAGGCTGAATCTCAAGATATTGAAGGAGAGGGTCATCTTTCCAGGTGCCTTGATGGAAAGAAAGCAACAGATGTCCGACTTGCTGCTATTGCTGTTGGAACACCAGGCCATGGAGGGTTAGGAAAGCTTTCTATTCGAGGAAGTAACCCAATCCGTGGTGTGACTGATACAGGCCTCAAGGCTATTGCTCGAGGTTGTCCTTCTCTAAGGGCTCTTTCTCTCTGGAATGTCTCTTCTGTTAGTGATGAAGGTTTAACCGAGATTGCTCAAGGATGTCATCTGTTGGAGAAGCTTGATCTTTGCCAATGCCCTGCAATTACTGATATGTCCTTGATGGCTATCGCAAAGAATTGTCCTAATTTGACCTCTCTAACGATAGAATCTTGTTCAAAGATTGGAAATGAAACTCTTCAAGCTGTAGGTCGTTTTTGCCCTAAGTTGAAGTTTGTGTCTCTCAAAAACTGCCCACTCATCGGAGATCAAGGAATTGCAAGTCTCTTTTCATCTGCTGGTCATGTTTTGACAAAGGTGAAACTTCACGCATTGAACATCAGTGACATCGCCCTTGCTGTTATTGGACATTATGGCATTGCCATCACTGACATAGCCCTTATTGGTCTTCAAAACATAAATGAGAGAGGATTTTGGGTCATGGGTAATGGCCAAGGTTTGCAGAAGCTGAGGTCGCTTGCTATAACTGCTTGCCATGGAGTTACTGATTTGGGACTTGAAGCTCTTGGTAAAGGTTGTCCAAACTTGAAGCTGTTTTGCCTACGAAAATGTACAATCCTGTCAGATAATGGCTTGGTTGCTTTTGCCAAAGGTTCAGTTGCACTCGAGAACCTCCAATTAGAAGAATGCCACAGGATCACCCAGGCTGGGTTTGTTGGTGTTCTTTTGAGCTGTGGTGAGAAGTTAAAGGTTCTGTCCATGGTGAAATGCTTTGGTGTTAAAGAGTTGGCCTGTCGATTTCCATCTGTGTTGCCTTGCAACTCACTTCAGTCTTTGTCTATCCGCAACTGTCCTGGAGTTGGTAATGCTACTTTGGCCATAATGGGTAGGCTGTGCCCCAAACTGACTCATTTGGAGCTGAGTGGACTCCTTCAAGTAACTGATGAGGGTCTTTTCCCTCTTGTTCAGAGCTGTGAAGCTGGTTTGGTCAAGGTGAATCTAAGTGGATGTGTTAATGTTACAGACAGATCAGTTTCATTCATAACTGAGTTGCATGGGGGAAGTCTCGAGTCTCTTAATGTTGATGAGTGTCGATACGTTACTGATATGACCTTGTTAGCAATTTCCAACAACTGTTGGTTGCTCAAGGAACTTGATGTTTCAAAGTGTGGTATAACTGATTCAGGTGTTGCATCTTTGGCCAGTACAGTGCGACTTAATTTGCAGATCCTCTCCTTGTCAGGTTGCTCTATGCTTTCGGACAAAAGTGTACCCTTTCTGCAGAAGTTGGGGCAGACACTCATGGGCTTAAACATCCAGCACTGCAATGGGGTCAGTAGCAGATGTGTTGATCTCCTCTTGGAACAGCTCTGGAGGTGTGATATCCTTTCTTAA